A genomic window from Silene latifolia isolate original U9 population chromosome 11, ASM4854445v1, whole genome shotgun sequence includes:
- the LOC141615331 gene encoding sister chromatid cohesion 1 protein 1, translating into MFYSHQLLARKAPLGQIWMAATMHAKMNRRKLDQIDIIRICEEILNPSVPMALRLSGILMGGVVIVYERKVRLLHDDVNRFLLEINSAWKVKPAVDHTVLPKGKNQAKFEAVTLPENHDNVGDIEQSLDSSNKVASSMGFQQTAYIAMRLDTIDELTESFKEKEPDQQHHQVDAATITLDDPFDSYQVGSGLYNRFERFDIEGDEETTLFNIPSQEQNIPPPNAHSPPPAMEPQTDYNTRDFSRVDDVHNPEKQYDESSPQLKDGEKQQQLSAQKQNQARRKIRRKAHFIMDNEQTMIPSNLYQSWLQNAADICSSRPKVGEDSDLKPTAKIAKLMNLPPVAICCGLIGKNNEVHYPMPLLKLWMTSTQPPHDSPSARTSSPRAPEPSSSSPPSGQGYHDPPEIPMGDFGTGVAAGDFGTGVATEGMSSREIIRRQERRTTENPIPNFDGVLSAGGTTNNLMASGNGSDKSVRSVPSPTHGDDVFVNTSDNNSGRLNKRRASSRLTDTGLEALDEENPWFEAGEPNFEVRNSKMPRRSNYGPTPDHEILVETGTTQTQRPVIDEEAEIRTNNIATQLKTYFETTGAPQTESLNQLALGMVRKQAAQLFYQTCVLATRDVLKVKQTLAYGDIILSRGAKM; encoded by the exons GTGGCGTTGTTATTGTCTATGAGCGGAAAGTCAGACTTCTCCATG ATGATGTAAATCGATTTCTG CTTGAAATTAACTCAGCGTGGAAGGTGAAACCAGCAGTGGATCACACAGTTCTTCCCAAAGGCAAAAACCAAGCAAA GTTTGAGGCAGTGACATTGCCAGAAAACCATGATAATGTCGGGGATATTGAGCAGTCCCTTGACTCCTCTAACAAAGTTGCGAGCAGTATGGGTTTTCAGCAAACTGCTTATATTGCAATG CGATTGGATACTATTGATGAGCTTACTGAGAGCTTCAAAGAAAAAGAGCCAGACCAACAACACCATCAAG TTGATGCTGCTACTATTACATTAGATGATCCCTTTGATTCATATCAAGTTGGCTCCGGACTTTACAATCGGTTTGAAAG GTTTGACATTGAAGGGGATGAAGAAACGACACTATTTAACATCCCTTCACAAGAGCAAAATATCCCACCTCCAAATGCACACTCTCCACCTCCGGCCATGGAGCCTCAAACAG ACTACAACACAAGGGACTTCTCTAGAGTAGACGATGTTCATAATCCGGAAAAACAGTATGATGAATCTTCTCCTCAGCTTAAGGACGGTGAGAAG CAACAGCAGCTAAGTGCCCAGAAGCAAAATCAAGCTAGAAGGAAAATAAGAAGAAAGGCCCATTTCATTATGGATAATGAACAAACCATGATCCCTAGCAATTTATACCAGTCTTGGCTTCAAAATGCTGCCGACATCTGTAGCAGCAGACCCAAAGTCGGAGAG GATTCGGATCTAAAACCAACCGCAAAAATTGCAAAACTAATGAATCTACCGCCAGTAGCTATATGCTGTGGGTTAATCGGAAAAAACAATGAAGTCCATTACCCGATGCCACTTCTGAAGCTGTGGATGACAAGTACGCAGCCACCTCATGATTCACCGTCTG CAAGGACTAGCTCACCTCGTGCACCAGAGCCATCATCATCCTCACCTCCCAGTGGTCAAGGCTATCATGATCCACCTGAAATT CCCATGGGAGACTTTGGCACTGGAGTGGCAGCTGGAGATTTTGGCACTGGAGTGGCAACTGAAGGGATGTCGTCAAGGGAAATAATTAGACGCCAAGAGCGCAGAACCACCGAAAACCCAATACCCAATTTTGACGGGGTGCTTTCTGCTGGGGGAACAACTAATAATCTAATGGCATCAGGAAACGGTTCTG ATAAAAGTGTAAGATCAGTGCCTAGCCCAACACATGGAGACGATGTCTTTGTGAACACTTCCGACAACAATTCAGGGCG ATTGAACAAAAGAAGGGCTTCATCCAGACTCACTGATACTGGCCTTGAGGCACTTGATGAGGAGAACCCATGGTTCGAAGCAGGAGAACCCAATTTTGAAGTGCGGAATTCCAAAATGCCAAGACGCTCTAACTATGGCCCAACTCCTGATCATG AAATACTAGTAGAAACGGGAACTACTCAGACTCAGCGTCCTGTAATTGATGAGGAGGCCGAGATAAGGACTAATAATATTGCAAC GCAACTGAAGACATACTTTGAGACGACTGGAGCACCTCAGACCGAATCATTAAACCAGCTTGCTCTTGGGATGGTCCGAAAACAAGCAGCTCAACTATTTTATCAGACTTGTG TTTTAGCAACCCGTGATGTCCTAAAAGTAAAGCAGACATTGGCATACGGAGACATTATCCTCTCTAGAGGAGCTAAGATGTGA